GAGTGCCTCACCGACAACCGCAACCGGGCGGCGTCCGACGTGCGCGTGGCGTTCACCCGCAACGGCGGCCAGATGGCCGACCCTGGCTCGGTGTCGTACCTGTTCTCCCGCCGTGGCGTCGTCATGGTGCCCAAGGAGGGCACGGACGAGGACTCCGTGATGGAGGCCGCGCTCGACGCCGGCGTCGAGGAGGTCAACGACTTCGGCGACTCGTTCGAGGTGCTCTCCGCCGCGACCGACCTGGTGCCCGTGCGCACGGCGCTCCAGGAGGCCGGTATCGAGTACGACTCGGCGGACGTCGTGTTCTACCCGTCGATGCAGATCGAGGTCGACGTCGAGGGCGTGCGCAAGATCATGCGCCTGATCGACGCGCTCGAGGACTCGGACGACGTGCAGAACGTGTACGCCAACTTCGACGCCTCCGACGAGGTCATGGCGGAGCTCGACGCCGAGTGAGCCGTCTGGGCGCGCCGGGCGGGCCTGCCGCCCGGCGGCCCGGCGGGCTGGGAGACTGAGCGCGTGCGCGTGCTCGGAGTCGACCCCGGCCTGACCCGCTGCGGCCTGGGCGTCGTCGACGGGCTTCCCGGGCGGAAGGCGCGCATGGTCGCCGTGGGCGTGGCGCGCTCGGACGCCTCCCACCAGATCGACCAGCGCCTGCTGGCCATCTCGGTGCAGCTCGACGAGTGGATCGAGGAGCACG
The sequence above is a segment of the Cellulomonas chengniuliangii genome. Coding sequences within it:
- a CDS encoding YebC/PmpR family DNA-binding transcriptional regulator — protein: MSGHSKWATTKHKKAVVDAKRSKLFAKLIKNIEVAARTGGGDVAGNPTLFDAIQKAKRTSVPIDNINRAVKRGSGQEAGGADYETIMYEGYGPGGIAVLVECLTDNRNRAASDVRVAFTRNGGQMADPGSVSYLFSRRGVVMVPKEGTDEDSVMEAALDAGVEEVNDFGDSFEVLSAATDLVPVRTALQEAGIEYDSADVVFYPSMQIEVDVEGVRKIMRLIDALEDSDDVQNVYANFDASDEVMAELDAE